One window of Clarias gariepinus isolate MV-2021 ecotype Netherlands chromosome 21, CGAR_prim_01v2, whole genome shotgun sequence genomic DNA carries:
- the LOC128509800 gene encoding class I histocompatibility antigen, F10 alpha chain-like: MDYRSAVVKVLLFLPFFLRLSSAVTHTLEYSYTMVTPGNNFTSVGLLDGEEFMYYDSNTARMTPKTEWINNETDSSYWQKETNDVKFQKDWLKDKLDVLSPKQIKEVNTLQRVYGCEIDDKNVTRGYDKSIYNGRDFISLDLNTGTWTAVDDRAQNFAKEWNPKAGFWKNFVEIMCIDRLQSYKKYSTKKEDSGGAEGRSEGGAEGRSDIPEGGSDGQSDAEKTVVTVVVVLVLVAAAAAGFVIYKKKLCAHLRSGYIGARQNPKQ, from the exons tcacacacactctggagtACAGTTACACTATGGTCACACCAGGAAACAATTTCACTTCTGTTGGTCTGTTGGATGGAGAGGAGTTTATGTACTACGACAGCAATACAGCAAGGATGACCCCAAAGACAGAGTGGATCAATAATGAGACTGATTCATCTTACTGGCAGAAAGAGACAAATGATGTGAAGTTTCAAAAGGATTGGCTCAAAGACAAGCTTGATGTTTTGAGCCCTAAACAAATTAAAG AAGTTAATACACTACAGAGGGTGTACGGCTGTGAGATTGATGATAAGAACGTCACTAGAGGATATGATAAGTCCATATACAATGGAAGAGACTTCATCAGTCTGGATCTGAACACTGGAACCTGGACTGCAGTAGATGATCGAGCTCAGAATTTTGCAAAGGAGTGGAATCCTAAGGCTGGTTTCTGGAAGAACTTTGTGGAGATAATGTGTATTGATCGCTTACAGAGCTACAAGAAATATAGCACAAAGAAGGAGGATTCAG GAGGAGCTGAGGGAAGATCAGAGGGAGGAGCTGAGGGAAGATCAGATATACCAGAAGGAGGATCAGATGGACAATCAGATGCAGAGAAGACGGTCGTCACTGTTGTGgttgttcttgttcttgttgctgctgctgctgctggattTGTCATCTATAAGAAGAAGCTTTGTG CCCATTTAAGAAGTGGATATATTGGAGCCCGTCAGAATCCCAAGCAGTGA